One segment of Leptospirillum ferrooxidans C2-3 DNA contains the following:
- a CDS encoding adenylosuccinate synthase, with protein MANIIILGTQWGDEGKGKIVDLLTERADCIIRYQGGHNAGHTIVVGKEKFVLHLIPSGILHEGKKCVIGNGIALDPHALIEEIEELATRGIKVGKNLKISDACHLIMPYHRAIDKQSEEMKGTRRIGTTGRGIGPAYVDKMARIGIRTGDLAHPALFREKLEQNLSEMNYLMEKLFKTHGFDLETLYADAMAVGERLSPYITDTSLYLWNERQKGSQLLFEGAQGTHLDIDHGTYPFVTSSNASAGGALTGTGVGPTAIDGVIGITKAYTTRVGSGPFPTELLDESGEYLRKMGSEFGATTGRARRCGWFDALVVRYAARINGLTGIVLTKIDVLDELDTIKICTGYTLHGKHISEFPRHLSDIEAAVPVYEELPGWKTSLRGAREMNELPIAAKNYIRRIEELTGVPVVMVSTGSERSETIVIQDPFEAR; from the coding sequence ATGGCAAACATCATCATTCTGGGCACCCAATGGGGTGACGAAGGCAAGGGAAAGATCGTTGACCTGTTGACAGAAAGGGCCGACTGCATTATTCGCTATCAGGGGGGCCACAACGCAGGACACACAATCGTTGTCGGCAAGGAAAAATTTGTACTGCACCTGATCCCTTCAGGCATTCTTCACGAAGGAAAAAAGTGCGTGATCGGAAACGGCATCGCACTCGATCCCCACGCCCTGATCGAAGAGATCGAAGAGCTTGCCACCCGAGGAATCAAGGTCGGTAAAAATCTCAAGATCAGCGATGCATGCCACCTGATCATGCCCTACCATCGCGCCATCGACAAACAGTCCGAGGAGATGAAGGGAACACGAAGGATCGGAACCACAGGCCGGGGAATCGGGCCTGCCTATGTCGACAAGATGGCCCGCATCGGAATCCGGACCGGAGATCTGGCACACCCTGCCCTATTCCGGGAAAAGCTTGAGCAGAACCTCTCAGAAATGAATTATCTGATGGAGAAACTCTTCAAGACACACGGTTTTGACCTTGAAACCCTCTATGCCGATGCCATGGCCGTTGGCGAAAGGCTTTCCCCCTATATCACCGACACATCCCTTTACCTCTGGAATGAGCGCCAGAAAGGATCCCAGCTTCTCTTCGAGGGAGCGCAGGGGACCCATCTCGACATCGACCACGGAACCTACCCTTTCGTCACAAGCTCAAACGCCTCCGCTGGAGGGGCTCTCACCGGGACAGGAGTCGGCCCGACAGCGATCGACGGAGTGATCGGCATTACAAAAGCCTACACCACACGAGTCGGGTCAGGACCCTTTCCGACCGAGCTTCTGGATGAATCGGGGGAATACCTCAGAAAGATGGGGAGCGAGTTCGGGGCAACCACAGGCCGCGCAAGAAGGTGCGGATGGTTTGACGCACTGGTCGTCCGCTACGCAGCCAGAATCAATGGCCTCACCGGGATCGTCCTGACCAAAATCGATGTCTTGGATGAGCTCGACACGATCAAGATCTGTACCGGGTACACCCTGCACGGAAAACACATATCAGAGTTTCCAAGACACCTCTCCGACATAGAGGCCGCCGTTCCTGTCTATGAAGAGCTTCCGGGGTGGAAAACATCCCTTCGGGGGGCGAGGGAAATGAACGAACTTCCCATCGCCGCAAAAAACTACATCCGAAGGATTGAAGAGCTCACCGGCGTTCCCGTTGTCATGGTTTCAACGGGCTCCGAGCGTTCCGAAACGATCGTGATTCAGGACCCTTTCGAGGCCAGATAA
- the pstB gene encoding phosphate ABC transporter ATP-binding protein PstB, producing the protein MERLSIRNFSAYYGETQALKSVSMEIPDRQVLALIGPSGCGKTTFLRSLNRMNDFVKDFSVEGQVLLDGQDIYSPEMHPVILRRRVGMVFQKPNPFTKSIFENVAYGLRIQGIRAKSVLKDVVEKSLQAAALWDEVKDRLDDSAFALSGGQQQRLCIARALAVEPEVILLDEPASALDPISTARIEELIQELKIRYTIVIVTHNMQQAARVSDQTVFFLNGEMVEMGVTSKIFTTPSESRTEDYITGRFG; encoded by the coding sequence ATGGAGAGGCTGAGCATCAGGAACTTTTCCGCCTATTACGGTGAGACTCAGGCGCTCAAAAGTGTCTCTATGGAAATCCCGGATCGGCAGGTTCTGGCTCTGATTGGTCCGTCCGGTTGCGGAAAGACGACCTTTCTCAGAAGCCTGAACCGGATGAACGATTTTGTGAAGGATTTTTCTGTCGAGGGGCAGGTGCTTCTTGACGGGCAGGATATCTATTCGCCGGAGATGCATCCGGTGATCTTACGGCGCCGTGTGGGCATGGTTTTTCAGAAACCGAACCCATTTACCAAATCAATCTTTGAAAATGTCGCCTATGGTTTGAGAATCCAGGGCATCCGGGCAAAAAGCGTTCTGAAAGATGTTGTTGAAAAATCTCTTCAAGCCGCGGCCCTTTGGGATGAAGTCAAGGACAGGCTTGATGATTCGGCCTTTGCCCTTTCCGGAGGTCAGCAACAAAGGCTTTGCATTGCCCGCGCTCTTGCTGTTGAGCCTGAAGTGATTCTCCTCGATGAACCCGCCTCGGCGCTCGACCCCATTTCGACCGCCCGAATTGAGGAATTGATCCAGGAGTTGAAAATCCGTTACACCATCGTGATTGTGACGCATAATATGCAACAGGCCGCCCGCGTCTCTGACCAGACCGTTTTTTTCCTGAACGGGGAGATGGTTGAGATGGGGGTGACCTCCAAGATTTTTACGACACCGTCGGAGTCGAGGACGGAAGACTATATTACCGGGCGATTCGGCTGA
- a CDS encoding MTH1187 family thiamine-binding protein, whose amino-acid sequence MSVLLEFSMSPLDKGASVGAYVSRSLDIIDKSGISYQLNPMGTVLEGEWDEVMAVVRDCYLRMSQDCERISVAIKVDARAGQTGRIAGKINSVEKHLGRSVKHI is encoded by the coding sequence ATGTCCGTTCTACTGGAATTCAGCATGTCCCCGTTGGATAAAGGCGCGAGTGTCGGCGCATATGTTTCAAGATCCCTCGACATCATTGACAAAAGTGGCATCTCCTATCAGCTCAACCCCATGGGGACCGTCCTCGAGGGAGAATGGGACGAAGTCATGGCCGTTGTCAGGGACTGCTATCTGAGAATGAGTCAGGATTGCGAACGGATCTCGGTCGCTATCAAGGTGGATGCCCGCGCGGGGCAAACCGGAAGGATCGCGGGAAAGATCAACTCCGTCGAAAAACATCTCGGCAGAAGCGTCAAGCATATCTGA
- a CDS encoding ABC1 kinase family protein encodes MVIPGTRAISDISRLKFIVRVFLKYGFDDVVGFFRLGPVLSAGRRVTRRPETRTLSRPVRLRMALEELGPTFSKFGQLMASRADLFPPDYINEFQKLEDSLPPVPEPQIKEALKNALGSLPEEKFQSFNWTPIAMATIAQVHEAVLHSGERVAVKIRRPGITQTIEADLAILKTLAELAEKHLPELRLFRPRELCRHFTKNLRWELDFSHEARNMELALEQFVDDPTVVVPRSFPELSSESVLVMEFLEGIKITRTADFQAIGIRPEMIAQRGARMVFRQVFVNGFFQGDPHPGNLLVLPDGAIGLLDFGMFGRISKERRALLGDLLFSIVERDIPFMISTMDRLGILGNDPDRKEKQGALGEDLTGLLDEFIDRPLGEIRVEALFSELFEVIRTNQLVLPPDLTLLMRAIVIMDGIGRTLDPSFNMLTEGRPFIENLIKSQVTPSSLKKSFRRGGLSLLRAFSRLPEEVERVLYKVRSGRIRVDFNLRHLEELIGEMDKAGNRLSVSILVGALVIGSAMIFSSPKGPKFLGVSSVGLVGFLVAGLLGIGLIISILRSGRL; translated from the coding sequence ATGGTGATCCCCGGTACGAGAGCAATCTCCGACATTTCCCGACTGAAGTTCATCGTCAGGGTTTTCCTGAAATACGGATTTGACGATGTCGTGGGATTTTTCCGCCTTGGCCCGGTTCTTTCCGCAGGCAGGAGGGTGACCAGACGTCCCGAGACACGAACCCTTTCAAGGCCTGTCCGGCTCAGGATGGCTCTTGAGGAGCTTGGTCCGACCTTTTCGAAGTTCGGACAGCTCATGGCCTCGAGAGCCGACCTTTTTCCACCGGACTACATCAACGAATTCCAGAAACTCGAGGATAGTCTTCCTCCCGTTCCGGAGCCCCAGATCAAGGAGGCCCTCAAGAACGCTCTCGGCAGTCTCCCGGAAGAAAAATTCCAGTCTTTTAACTGGACACCGATCGCAATGGCCACCATTGCCCAAGTCCATGAAGCCGTTCTTCACTCGGGAGAGCGGGTCGCCGTCAAGATCCGAAGACCCGGCATCACACAAACGATCGAGGCAGACCTCGCGATTTTAAAGACACTGGCGGAACTTGCCGAAAAACACCTCCCCGAACTCAGGCTCTTCCGCCCCAGGGAACTATGCCGCCATTTCACCAAAAACCTCAGATGGGAACTGGACTTCTCCCATGAAGCCAGAAACATGGAACTTGCCCTGGAACAATTTGTCGATGACCCAACGGTTGTCGTTCCACGGTCCTTTCCCGAGCTTTCATCCGAATCCGTTCTGGTTATGGAGTTTCTTGAAGGGATCAAGATCACCAGAACCGCGGATTTCCAAGCGATTGGCATCCGGCCCGAGATGATTGCGCAAAGAGGGGCCAGGATGGTTTTCCGACAGGTGTTCGTCAATGGATTCTTTCAGGGAGATCCCCACCCGGGCAATCTTCTTGTGCTGCCTGATGGCGCCATCGGACTTCTGGATTTCGGAATGTTCGGAAGGATCTCAAAGGAAAGAAGGGCTCTTTTGGGTGACCTGCTCTTCTCCATTGTCGAGAGGGATATCCCCTTCATGATCTCGACGATGGACCGCCTTGGAATCCTTGGAAACGACCCCGACAGGAAGGAAAAACAAGGCGCCCTGGGGGAAGACCTGACCGGACTTCTGGATGAGTTCATTGACAGGCCACTTGGGGAAATTCGTGTCGAAGCCCTTTTTTCAGAGCTATTTGAGGTGATCCGGACCAACCAGCTTGTTCTGCCCCCCGACCTGACCCTTCTGATGAGAGCGATCGTCATCATGGATGGCATTGGCCGGACACTCGACCCGAGCTTCAACATGCTCACCGAAGGTCGTCCGTTCATAGAAAACCTGATCAAAAGCCAGGTGACACCTTCCTCCCTGAAAAAGTCCTTCCGGAGGGGAGGACTGAGCTTGCTGAGGGCCTTCTCAAGGCTTCCAGAAGAGGTTGAACGCGTCCTTTACAAGGTTCGCTCCGGCAGGATCCGGGTGGATTTCAACCTGCGTCACCTTGAAGAATTGATTGGCGAAATGGACAAGGCCGGCAATCGCCTTTCCGTCTCCATCCTGGTCGGAGCCCTGGTGATCGGATCGGCCATGATCTTTTCTTCTCCCAAGGGACCGAAATTTCTGGGTGTGTCATCGGTTGGACTTGTCGGTTTTCTGGTGGCGGGTCTTCTGGGAATCGGTCTCATCATCTCAATCCTTCGCTCCGGAAGACTCTAG
- the pstA gene encoding phosphate ABC transporter permease PstA, which produces MNQVRGLSLFRRVRNGVFGTITALAFILSVTPLLAIIWVSWEKGKSALSLDFLTTLPSGFPVGSEGGILNGIVGSLVLALLASALSVPIGIWAGMFLWEGGNDRLPSIVRLFSDLLLGVPSVVWGVVGYYVFSTSTGFGLHWGFSALAGGLTLGFIMIPIVTRVTEQSLRDVPRSYIEGAYALGATRWQTLRGVALPGAVAGIGTGILLGVLNVLGQTAPLVFTNYYNTGIPSSLVGSQGAVGDLAMQIFIYIHEPSPEMHTKAMAASLVLLAIVLVLDLGIRFLTWGGRKFSARQR; this is translated from the coding sequence GTGAATCAGGTCAGGGGGCTTTCCCTTTTCAGGCGGGTCAGAAACGGTGTTTTTGGAACGATAACCGCTCTGGCGTTCATTCTTTCCGTCACACCGCTTCTGGCCATTATCTGGGTCTCCTGGGAAAAAGGGAAAAGCGCGTTAAGCCTTGATTTCTTAACGACTCTTCCTTCCGGATTTCCCGTAGGATCGGAAGGCGGAATCTTAAACGGGATCGTGGGAAGTCTTGTTCTGGCCCTTCTTGCAAGCGCCCTGTCGGTTCCGATCGGCATATGGGCAGGCATGTTCCTGTGGGAAGGGGGGAACGACCGGCTTCCATCAATTGTCAGGCTGTTTTCCGACCTCCTTCTGGGTGTTCCATCGGTGGTGTGGGGCGTGGTGGGGTATTATGTGTTTTCAACCTCCACCGGATTTGGTCTCCACTGGGGTTTTTCGGCCTTGGCCGGTGGACTGACCCTAGGATTTATCATGATTCCGATTGTCACGAGAGTCACAGAGCAGTCCCTGAGAGATGTCCCACGCTCCTATATCGAAGGGGCCTATGCTTTGGGAGCCACCCGATGGCAGACGCTTCGCGGAGTCGCCCTTCCCGGGGCAGTTGCAGGAATCGGGACGGGAATCCTTCTGGGTGTGCTGAATGTTCTCGGACAAACGGCGCCCCTGGTCTTCACGAACTACTACAATACGGGAATTCCCTCCTCCCTCGTGGGAAGCCAGGGAGCGGTCGGCGATTTGGCCATGCAGATTTTCATCTATATCCACGAACCCTCTCCGGAGATGCATACGAAGGCGATGGCCGCTTCTCTCGTATTGCTCGCGATCGTGCTGGTGCTCGATCTTGGGATACGATTCCTGACCTGGGGAGGACGCAAGTTTTCAGCCAGGCAAAGATAG
- a CDS encoding DUF1054 family protein has product MKKGKKISDYLDPEWIHIFEIPGFSDRMVLIRGTVRPGLVALAAELSSSLSGNGPREYWPHVASHMRRRVNPPPETWLALGPEKRGYKAYAHSGVFIGASGLSVRFVLKDEAAVERRHLGDWIAGHVKEFLDWKKSAGGVLDFGPVHNHPEKTAGPLETEPALLGKRLAENKTASLDIGFPADFRMTVPDLVEQIRGFDPLYLASKGS; this is encoded by the coding sequence ATGAAAAAAGGAAAAAAAATTTCTGACTACCTTGATCCGGAATGGATCCATATTTTTGAAATTCCAGGCTTTTCTGACCGGATGGTTCTGATCAGGGGAACGGTTCGACCTGGTCTTGTCGCCCTGGCAGCAGAGCTATCCTCGAGTCTTTCGGGAAACGGACCCCGGGAGTATTGGCCGCATGTGGCAAGTCACATGCGACGCCGGGTGAATCCGCCTCCGGAGACATGGCTTGCTCTTGGTCCTGAAAAAAGGGGATACAAGGCGTATGCCCACTCGGGAGTCTTTATTGGAGCCTCCGGATTGTCTGTGCGCTTTGTCCTGAAAGATGAGGCGGCCGTGGAGAGGAGACATCTCGGAGACTGGATTGCGGGACACGTGAAGGAATTTCTGGACTGGAAAAAGTCGGCGGGAGGTGTTCTGGATTTTGGTCCGGTCCACAACCACCCCGAGAAAACGGCTGGACCGCTCGAGACCGAGCCGGCTCTTCTGGGGAAGAGGCTTGCCGAAAACAAGACAGCAAGCCTCGATATAGGATTCCCTGCGGATTTCAGGATGACTGTTCCCGATCTTGTCGAACAGATCAGGGGGTTTGATCCTCTTTATCTGGCCTCGAAAGGGTCCTGA
- a CDS encoding response regulator transcription factor, producing the protein MNEQESRPIVVVVDDEEDLLILLKNLLEREGYQVLTARDGDEGIWLLRRVIARGRLKFAILDLMLPVRDGIDLVRFIRKQKEIRDVPILVLSAVSDTDKRVLALEEGADDFLAKPFSTRELVARVHALDRRVEQTRQESTSPRGRFEMGALLVDTGRHEVRVNGREIRLTPIEFRILAHLISQGGFVIERHALMIALWGEDWEVEEHNLNVHIWSLRKKLGETPGEPKYIETLRGTGYRLKDVGNESSIRAVSGETR; encoded by the coding sequence ATGAACGAGCAGGAAAGTCGTCCCATTGTTGTCGTAGTCGATGATGAGGAGGATCTTTTGATCCTCCTGAAGAATCTTCTGGAGCGGGAAGGGTACCAGGTGCTGACAGCAAGGGACGGCGACGAGGGAATATGGCTCCTGCGCCGGGTGATTGCCCGAGGTCGGCTGAAATTTGCGATTCTGGATCTGATGCTTCCGGTCAGGGATGGGATCGACCTTGTCCGCTTCATCAGAAAACAGAAGGAAATCCGTGATGTGCCGATTCTGGTGTTGTCGGCGGTATCCGATACAGACAAACGTGTTCTGGCGCTTGAGGAAGGTGCAGATGATTTTCTGGCCAAACCCTTTTCGACAAGGGAGCTTGTTGCCAGGGTTCATGCACTGGACCGTCGGGTAGAACAGACCCGGCAGGAGTCAACGTCTCCGAGGGGACGTTTCGAGATGGGTGCTCTCCTTGTCGATACCGGGAGACACGAGGTTCGGGTAAACGGTCGTGAAATCCGTCTGACCCCGATAGAGTTTCGGATTCTGGCCCATCTGATCTCGCAGGGTGGATTCGTGATCGAGCGGCACGCGCTCATGATCGCCCTCTGGGGAGAGGACTGGGAGGTTGAGGAGCACAACCTCAATGTCCATATCTGGTCCCTTCGAAAGAAGCTGGGAGAGACTCCGGGGGAACCAAAGTATATCGAAACACTCCGTGGAACCGGGTACCGTCTGAAGGATGTCGGAAACGAGTCTTCCATTCGTGCCGTATCGGGGGAGACCCGATGA
- a CDS encoding SagB/ThcOx family dehydrogenase yields the protein MTPFYESCAEYYHSDTKYDRKTIHRTKGLDFSRKPAPFKDYQADHPVSLTPFLPFNYLPFTRTPLPEAPIQPPYPWGLSEISQLLFFSYGVTAILDSPRSEQTLLRAAPSAGGLYPAEIYLAFRDLPFIPNGIYHYNGKEHSLLPLYEGDFMDRLSSYLYHHPTLSKTKALVFLSGFFERSAWRYGERGYRRILLDTGHLIGNLSLMAKETGFVPFPLSGFNDHAFNSFLFLEDQKEVVLAAMPLLRPEDVTESCLSLPFYPSPLLPPYSPPQDPETGVLFRDLHRLSSLGADPPGVILNRRPDKTHLPAPESTHLPIGEPITLPGEAHDFKGQIPKTLLMRRSARQYSGAPVSLARMSEILKYGYQDIDPVEEGVVPSVPHFFQPNLFTSYIVVNSVTELIPGLYRFDPLAGTLTLLNRGYFAETVCEFVLGQDLGRDAAFVLIQVADLEHLVIQYGQRAYRTLHMDVGQIGERINLAAAHAGVGASGIGGFYDDEVTDFLGLPNTMAVLYITTVGAIPG from the coding sequence TTGACACCCTTTTATGAGTCCTGTGCCGAATATTATCACAGCGACACCAAATATGATCGAAAGACCATTCACAGAACAAAGGGGCTGGACTTTTCCAGAAAACCGGCTCCGTTCAAGGACTACCAGGCGGACCATCCCGTCTCCCTGACCCCCTTTCTTCCCTTCAATTATCTTCCCTTTACCAGAACGCCCCTTCCAGAAGCTCCGATTCAGCCTCCCTATCCATGGGGGCTTTCGGAGATTTCCCAGCTCCTTTTCTTTTCCTATGGTGTTACTGCCATTCTGGATTCACCCCGATCGGAACAGACACTTCTTCGGGCGGCACCCTCCGCGGGAGGACTTTATCCCGCCGAAATCTATCTCGCTTTCCGGGACCTTCCCTTTATTCCCAATGGGATCTACCACTACAACGGGAAGGAACACTCTCTCCTGCCATTGTATGAGGGAGATTTCATGGACCGTCTCTCCTCCTACCTTTACCATCACCCGACTTTGTCCAAAACAAAGGCCCTCGTCTTCCTCTCCGGATTTTTTGAGCGGTCTGCATGGCGTTATGGCGAACGGGGCTACCGGAGAATTCTTCTCGACACTGGCCACCTGATCGGGAATCTCTCCCTCATGGCAAAAGAGACAGGATTTGTTCCCTTTCCCCTTTCGGGATTCAATGACCACGCGTTCAACTCCTTCCTGTTCCTGGAGGATCAAAAGGAAGTTGTCCTCGCCGCCATGCCTCTGCTGCGCCCCGAAGATGTGACCGAGTCCTGTCTGTCTCTGCCGTTCTATCCATCACCGCTGCTTCCTCCCTATTCACCGCCACAGGATCCTGAAACAGGAGTGCTCTTCCGGGACCTGCACCGGCTCTCCTCCCTCGGAGCGGACCCTCCGGGAGTCATCCTGAACAGACGTCCGGACAAAACCCATCTTCCCGCCCCTGAAAGCACCCATCTTCCCATCGGTGAGCCCATTACCCTTCCCGGGGAGGCACATGATTTCAAAGGGCAGATCCCCAAGACCCTTCTCATGAGGCGTTCTGCGAGACAATACTCCGGGGCTCCCGTAAGTCTTGCCAGGATGTCCGAGATCCTGAAATATGGCTATCAGGACATCGACCCCGTCGAAGAAGGGGTCGTTCCCAGTGTCCCGCACTTCTTCCAGCCGAATCTCTTCACATCCTATATCGTCGTCAATTCGGTCACGGAGCTCATCCCCGGACTCTATCGCTTCGATCCCCTCGCAGGGACGCTGACTCTCCTCAACCGCGGCTATTTCGCGGAAACGGTCTGTGAATTCGTCCTCGGACAGGATCTGGGACGGGACGCTGCATTTGTCCTGATTCAGGTCGCTGATCTTGAACACCTGGTGATCCAGTACGGACAGAGGGCGTACAGAACCCTTCACATGGATGTTGGCCAGATCGGGGAACGGATCAACCTCGCAGCGGCTCATGCCGGGGTGGGAGCCAGCGGCATCGGAGGATTCTACGATGATGAAGTCACCGATTTTCTGGGACTTCCCAACACCATGGCTGTCCTGTACATCACCACCGTTGGTGCTATTCCGGGTTAA
- the pstC gene encoding phosphate ABC transporter permease subunit PstC, whose translation MEKTKDQKMENIEMNAGEEMLPTPAIGEDRIAQPSRRLMRGAHLSREDRMFGWTLKGGALFILILFLIVLGVCFVTAWPSITKFGLAFLWSSAWNPSRQIFGAFPYLVGTLWVTGIALVVAIPVAILSALFLSDYVPKWLGGIVSTLMEMLAGIPSIVFGAFGIAFVVPLLRDHVEPFIARTLGAHWDFFNGDPMGYGILAAGLVVAFMIIPLVATVTRDSLLMVPREMVEASYALGATQVETLLFVKLKAVIPGIIGSVTLGFGRAVGETMAVLLLIGNQGSIPQTIQDVGYTISALLANTFTYAVIDPLYSAAEVELGLILLLITLVMNTLGRKLLMRLMGGRLAGSVGGG comes from the coding sequence ATGGAAAAGACCAAGGATCAGAAAATGGAAAATATCGAGATGAATGCCGGCGAAGAGATGCTCCCCACCCCGGCCATCGGGGAAGATCGCATTGCTCAACCTTCGCGTCGTCTGATGCGGGGGGCCCACCTGTCACGGGAAGACCGGATGTTCGGATGGACACTTAAAGGGGGAGCCCTTTTCATCCTCATTCTTTTCCTGATCGTTCTTGGCGTTTGTTTTGTCACGGCATGGCCATCGATCACGAAGTTCGGATTGGCCTTTCTCTGGTCATCGGCATGGAATCCGAGCCGGCAGATCTTCGGTGCCTTTCCCTACCTTGTCGGTACCCTTTGGGTGACCGGAATAGCGCTTGTCGTGGCGATCCCTGTGGCGATCCTTTCCGCGCTGTTTCTTTCCGACTATGTTCCCAAATGGCTTGGCGGCATTGTCTCAACGCTTATGGAAATGCTGGCAGGTATTCCCTCCATCGTGTTCGGGGCATTCGGAATTGCCTTTGTCGTGCCACTTTTGAGAGATCACGTCGAACCTTTTATTGCGCGAACCCTTGGCGCCCACTGGGATTTTTTCAACGGGGATCCGATGGGGTACGGAATCCTGGCGGCGGGGCTTGTTGTGGCTTTCATGATCATTCCCCTCGTGGCGACGGTAACAAGGGATTCCCTGCTGATGGTTCCTCGGGAGATGGTCGAAGCATCCTACGCGCTTGGCGCCACCCAGGTCGAAACGTTGCTGTTCGTGAAGCTCAAGGCGGTGATCCCCGGGATTATAGGATCGGTTACCCTGGGGTTCGGCCGCGCCGTTGGCGAGACAATGGCGGTCTTGTTATTGATCGGAAATCAGGGATCGATCCCCCAAACGATCCAGGATGTGGGGTACACCATCAGCGCGCTTCTTGCGAACACCTTTACCTATGCGGTTATTGATCCGCTTTATTCTGCTGCTGAAGTGGAGCTTGGTCTGATCCTTCTTCTGATCACCCTGGTCATGAACACTCTTGGGAGAAAACTCCTGATGAGACTCATGGGCGGCAGGCTTGCCGGCTCGGTTGGAGGAGGGTAA
- the pstS gene encoding phosphate ABC transporter substrate-binding protein PstS produces the protein MSKQMPERLFSLASIKSSVSTIAAGIFVATAMFGPGLSSAYAGSDLTISGSSMLFPLEQVWAEAYQKSHKGVHISVASTGSGFGIANAANGNISIGASDAYLTKTFRKRYSNLVSIPIAFDDAQVIYNIPGVDKKTVLKLDGPTVARIYLGKIRYWDNARIKAMNPDVTFPHAKIKVTHRADASGTTFVFTDYLNQTSKAWYNQVGRDLAPAWPVGSGYNGSDAVVAAVMSTPGAIGYVGLGWIKEYHLSSAALKNKFGNYVEGTIETIKKAGYSALKDPEFPNDFNRSIVWNLKDPNAYPDANFEFWMVSTNLDGSSMRQVRKLILWALGPGQAKKYTVSSGFAPLPFEPLKPRLNKILDRLLPGNSKNEVSPG, from the coding sequence ATGTCCAAACAAATGCCGGAGCGGCTGTTTTCCTTGGCCTCGATTAAGTCTTCGGTATCAACGATCGCCGCTGGGATCTTTGTTGCCACGGCCATGTTCGGTCCTGGCCTTTCATCGGCCTATGCGGGATCGGACCTGACCATTTCGGGTTCCTCGATGCTCTTTCCCCTGGAGCAGGTTTGGGCGGAAGCGTATCAGAAATCTCACAAGGGGGTCCATATTTCTGTTGCCTCGACCGGTTCCGGCTTCGGAATTGCCAATGCCGCCAACGGGAACATCTCCATCGGTGCATCGGATGCCTACCTCACAAAAACCTTCAGAAAGCGCTATTCCAATCTGGTTTCGATTCCGATCGCCTTTGACGATGCCCAGGTGATCTACAATATTCCAGGGGTCGACAAAAAGACTGTCCTGAAGCTTGATGGTCCAACGGTTGCCAGGATTTATCTCGGAAAGATCCGTTACTGGGATAACGCAAGAATCAAGGCGATGAACCCGGATGTGACATTCCCCCACGCCAAGATCAAGGTGACCCACCGGGCAGATGCCTCAGGAACAACTTTTGTGTTTACGGACTACCTGAACCAGACTTCAAAGGCATGGTACAACCAGGTCGGGCGGGATCTGGCTCCTGCCTGGCCGGTCGGCTCAGGATACAATGGCTCCGATGCCGTGGTGGCCGCCGTCATGTCGACTCCCGGCGCGATCGGATATGTCGGTCTTGGCTGGATCAAGGAATATCACCTGTCTTCGGCAGCTCTCAAGAACAAGTTCGGAAACTATGTTGAGGGAACCATCGAAACCATCAAGAAAGCAGGGTATTCCGCTCTGAAAGATCCTGAATTCCCGAATGACTTCAATCGCTCGATCGTTTGGAATCTGAAGGATCCCAATGCCTATCCGGATGCGAATTTCGAGTTCTGGATGGTGTCGACCAACCTTGACGGCAGCTCGATGAGGCAGGTCCGGAAACTGATCTTGTGGGCCCTTGGGCCGGGACAGGCAAAAAAATACACCGTATCAAGCGGGTTTGCTCCACTTCCCTTTGAGCCGTTGAAGCCCCGTTTGAACAAGATTCTGGATCGACTTCTTCCAGGAAACAGCAAAAACGAAGTTTCTCCTGGATAA